The following proteins are encoded in a genomic region of Amphiura filiformis chromosome 18, Afil_fr2py, whole genome shotgun sequence:
- the LOC140140026 gene encoding ubiquinone biosynthesis protein COQ9, mitochondrial-like gives MSLILTSRRICSQVLINARSTFWLPKNCINTCQQLNTEHDSDSSDSEQSRQSKRESTESKHDSKSTSPEDDTKHKILTAALDFVPIHGWTTESIAEGAKLQGLPAVSHGMFPRGGGDLVHHFVRECNDELADRLDAEVQEMEQEEEEGKTRRKTGAFIRDALETRLRMIIPYVDSWPQAMALAALPSNIEDHFANLSQLMDDIWYYAGDKSTDFNWYTKRFSLAVVYKSTELHLVQDESEDFQETWSFMDRRLADVAFFGSFKTNLESSMTDIEKIASAAFTTGRNIVGLNERRR, from the exons ACTGCATAAATACTTGCCAACAACTCAACACAGAACATGATAG CGATTCCAGTGATTCAGAACAAAGCAGACAATCCAAACGAGAATCCACTGAGAGCAAACATGACTCCAAGTCAACATCACCAGAAGATGACACCAAGCATAAAATACTCACAGCAGCACTAGATTTTGTACCTATCCATGGATGGACTACAGAG TCTATTGCAGAAGGAGCCAAGCTTCAAGGGTTACCTGCCGTGTCACATGGGATGTTTCCAAGAGGCGGTGGGGATCTTGTGCATCATTTTGTGAGGGAATGTAACGATGAGTTGGCTGATAGACTTGATGCAGAAGTCCAAGAAATGGAACAAGAAGAAGAGGAGGGCAAAAC GAGGCGGAAGACAGGTGCTTTCATCAGAGATGCCTTGGAAACAAGACTGCGTATGATCATCCCATACGTTGATTCATGGCCTCAAGCCATGGCACTAGCAGCTCTACCATCAAACATAGAAGATCACTTTGCTAATTTGTCACAACTAATGGATGATATTTGGTACTATGCTGGGGATAAGTCAACAGAT TTCAACTGGTACACAAAGAGATTCTCATTGGCTGTGGTGTACAAGAGTACAGAGTTGCATCTAGTGCAGGATGAATCAGAAGACTTCCAGGAGACTTGGTCCTTCATGGATAGGAGACTAGCTGATGTGGCTTTCTTTGGAAGCTTTAAAACAAAT cTTGAAAGCAGTATGACGGATATAGAGAAAATTGCCTCAGCAGCATTCACCACT GGACGTAACATAGTTGGACTTAATGAAAGAAGGAGATGA